One genomic window of Ailuropoda melanoleuca isolate Jingjing unplaced genomic scaffold, ASM200744v2 unplaced-scaffold2453, whole genome shotgun sequence includes the following:
- the LOC100480466 gene encoding olfactory receptor 14A16: MGHQYYASNTDKSHSVTEFTFMGFSTDKNICILHLVLFFFIYFCALMGNILIIVITTLDQNLHTLMYYFLNNLSFGDLCLISVTIPKSIANSLSHSNSISFTGCVAQFFLVVFSATTELHLLTAVCFDHYAAICHPLHYEIIMNKDMRVQLTAVSWLGGGLIALMHTVGTFSLSYCGSNIVHQFFCDIPLLLAISCSENLMREIVPILISVVLDTCCFIYILISYVNIFATVKKIQSTEGQSKAYCTCLPHLVVVVLFLFSGIFTYLKPTSGIPSISDLLISIFYTMVPPTFNPIIYSLKNNVMKTSLWSLLKKIFTKK; encoded by the exons ATGGGTCATCAAT ATTATGCCTCCAATACTGACAAATCTCACAGTGTGACAGAATTTACCTTCATGGGATTTTCTACCgacaaaaatatatgcattttgcATTTAgtgctcttcttttttatttacttctgtgCTCTGATGGGCAACATCCTCATTATCGTGATCACAACTTTGGACCAGAATCTCCACACCCTCATGTACTACTTCTTGAATAATTTATCTTTTGGGGACCTCTGCCTAATTTCAGTCACCATTCCCAAATCCATTGCCAACTCCTTGTCTCACAGTAACTCCATCTCATTCACTGGCTGTGTTGCACAGTTCTTTCTGGTGGTTTTTTCAGCAACTACAGAACTACACCTCCTGACGGCAGTGTGCTTTGACCACTATGCTGCCATATGCCATCCACTGCACTATGAAATCATCATGAACAAAGACATGCGTGTTCAGTTGACAGCTGTATCTTGGCTGGGTGGGGGTCTGATTGCTCTGATGCACACAGTTGGTACCTTCTCCTTATCCTACTGTGGGTCTAACATAGTCCATCAGTTCTTTTGTGACATCCCCCTGTTATTGGCTATTTCTTGCTCAGAAAATTTAATGAGAGAAATTGTACCTATCCTCATTAGTGTGGTGTTGGATACCTGCTGTTTTATTTATATCCTTATTTCCTATGTGAATATCTTTGCCACTGTCAAGAAGATTCAATCAACAGAAGGTCAGTCAAAAGCCTACTGCACTTGCCTTCCACATTTGGTGGTAGttgtattatttctcttctctggcaTCTTTACTTATCTGAAGCCAACTTCAGGGATTCCTTCCATTAGTGaccttttaatttctatattctaCACAATGGTGCCTCCAACCTTCAATCCCATTATATACAGTCTAAAAAATAATGTCATGAAAACGTCACTGTGGAGTTtgctaaaaaaaatattcaccaaaaagtaa